A genomic segment from Parafrankia discariae encodes:
- the hydA gene encoding dihydropyrimidinase, whose amino-acid sequence MRTLITGGTLVDPLGATRTEVLVDGETVAALFTPGSLPDGLRDGPGSAVDRVIDATGKYVIPGGVDVHTHMELPFGGTSASDTFATGTAAAAWGGTTTIIDFAVQRTGEVVEESLAAWHAKAEGRCAVDYGFHMIVGGVDDQALKAMDHLVANEGVSSFKLFMAYPGVFYSDDGQILRAMQRAAESGALVMMHAENGLAIDVLAAQALARGETGPVHHGHTRPPELEGEATNRAAVLARVAGNCPLYFVHMSASEALAVVSAARGAGHNVFAETCPQYLYLSLEEHLGAPGFEGAKYVASPPLRTNTASHHDDLWRGLRTDDLAVVSTDHCPFCFRDQKELGRGDFTRIPNGIGTVEHRIDLVYQGVVNGRLSLPRWVETCATTPARMFGLYPRKGIVAPGSDADIVLYDPAARTTISAATHHMNLDYSAWEGFRIAGKVDTVLSRGTVVVAGGEFHGRAGHGRYLRRGLSQYLR is encoded by the coding sequence ACCCGCTGGGTGCGACGCGCACCGAGGTCCTGGTCGACGGCGAGACCGTCGCGGCCCTGTTCACGCCCGGCAGCCTGCCCGACGGCCTGCGTGACGGCCCCGGCAGCGCGGTCGACCGGGTCATCGACGCCACCGGGAAGTACGTGATCCCCGGCGGGGTCGACGTCCACACCCACATGGAGCTGCCCTTCGGCGGCACCTCGGCGTCCGACACCTTCGCCACCGGGACGGCCGCCGCCGCCTGGGGCGGCACCACGACGATCATCGACTTCGCGGTGCAGCGCACCGGCGAGGTCGTCGAGGAGTCGCTGGCCGCCTGGCACGCGAAGGCCGAAGGCCGGTGCGCCGTCGACTACGGCTTCCACATGATTGTCGGCGGTGTCGACGACCAGGCGCTCAAAGCGATGGACCACCTGGTCGCCAACGAGGGCGTTTCCAGCTTCAAACTGTTCATGGCGTACCCCGGAGTGTTCTACAGCGACGACGGCCAGATCCTGCGGGCGATGCAACGGGCGGCCGAATCCGGGGCACTGGTCATGATGCACGCGGAGAACGGCCTCGCCATCGACGTCCTCGCCGCCCAGGCACTCGCCCGCGGCGAGACCGGCCCCGTCCACCATGGCCACACCCGGCCGCCCGAGCTGGAAGGCGAGGCGACTAACCGGGCGGCGGTGCTGGCCCGGGTGGCCGGAAACTGCCCGCTCTACTTCGTGCACATGTCGGCGTCCGAGGCGCTGGCGGTCGTTTCGGCGGCCCGCGGCGCCGGCCACAACGTGTTCGCCGAGACCTGCCCGCAGTACCTGTATCTCAGCCTCGAGGAACACCTCGGCGCGCCCGGCTTCGAAGGCGCGAAATACGTCGCCTCACCGCCCCTGCGGACGAACACGGCCAGCCATCACGACGACCTGTGGCGCGGCCTGCGCACCGACGACCTCGCCGTCGTCTCCACCGACCACTGTCCGTTCTGCTTCCGGGACCAGAAGGAGCTCGGCCGCGGCGACTTCACCCGGATCCCGAACGGGATCGGCACCGTCGAACACCGCATCGACCTCGTCTACCAGGGCGTCGTCAACGGCCGGCTCTCCCTGCCCCGCTGGGTGGAGACCTGCGCGACCACCCCGGCGCGGATGTTCGGCCTCTACCCCCGCAAGGGGATCGTCGCGCCCGGCTCGGACGCCGACATCGTCCTCTACGATCCGGCGGCCCGTACGACCATCTCCGCGGCGACACACCACATGAACCTCGACTACTCCGCCTGGGAGGGCTTCCGGATCGCGGGCAAGGTCGACACCGTCCTCTCCCGCGGCACGGTCGTCGTCGCCGGCGGGGAGTTCCACGGGCGGGCCGGGCACGGGCGCTACCTGCGCCGCGGCCTGTCCCAGTACCTGCGATGA
- the fxsT gene encoding FxSxx-COOH system tetratricopeptide repeat protein, with protein MRSARMLVGCSLSAGGRGRANVASVLEFDSASGPSRGVPMIWGGVPQRNKNFTGRESQLAELRRRVSSEQTDVTAVLPHALQGMGGVGKTHLAIEYAYRYQSHYDLIWWIPADQPALVRSNLAALAPRLGLSEGGLLRVEDSVAAVLDALRRGEPYHRWLLIFDNADQPELIRSLMPHGPGHVLVTSRNRRWQSIVDTIEVDVFARRESMEFLERRVPGIAEKEANRLAEALGDLPLALEQAGALQFETGMGVKEYLDLLGEASSRLLAENPPSDYSKPVAAAWSLSVTRLRDQAPFALELLRRCAFFGPEPISLEMLDRGKYTLSSEFGRSMQDRLMVSRAMRELGRYALAKIDTSRKTVQVHRLVQMLIREELPAEEQARMRDEVHALLVAADPGNSETQNRVEFENLLPHIVPSGVFESTEVPARQLIEHIIGYLYNVGDFTTGLNEADRALQRWEKDSGERDPDVLVLKGIKANILWALGKSQEAYDLRRPTLEAITEVLGPDHEETLIILNGHGADLRARGEFRAALELDEDALPRHERVFGTYAHETLLCVNNLALDYSLNSSYELALRRDQENLANRRDLSGGDTDPWVALSLTAVARDMRQAGHYLKARDAAEHAYRVYEDLVNRGRLTADHPYVLVQAKDLSVARRKAGLFPEALVLAEQVYGRYTESRQFDKEHPEALAAAINLGNAQRVAGDPNDAAERIEKTVNRYRDALGADHPYTYGCYLNLALVQRQLGRVDEAERLLKDALAGLESRLGPDHHFTLTCRANLATARSAQGAVGEALEIGEQTLNSFRDLLGPDHPHTLVCATNVALDLAQLSRNDEAQKLSTDTVGRYRRVLGPEHPDVLAGERGERLDFDFEPPSL; from the coding sequence GTGCGTTCGGCTCGTATGCTCGTCGGTTGTTCTCTATCGGCAGGCGGGCGGGGGCGGGCGAACGTGGCTTCGGTGTTGGAGTTCGACTCGGCGAGTGGGCCGAGCCGAGGTGTTCCGATGATTTGGGGCGGTGTACCCCAACGGAACAAGAACTTCACCGGGCGAGAAAGTCAGTTGGCCGAGCTCCGCCGCCGGGTCTCCTCCGAGCAGACCGACGTCACCGCGGTCCTCCCGCACGCCCTCCAGGGGATGGGCGGTGTCGGGAAGACCCACCTCGCCATCGAGTACGCGTACCGGTACCAGTCGCACTACGACCTGATCTGGTGGATCCCCGCAGACCAGCCGGCGCTCGTCCGCTCCAACCTGGCCGCGCTGGCGCCACGGCTCGGCCTGTCCGAGGGCGGCCTGCTGCGGGTCGAGGACTCGGTCGCCGCCGTGCTCGACGCCCTGCGTCGGGGCGAGCCGTACCACCGATGGTTGTTGATCTTCGACAACGCCGACCAGCCCGAGCTGATCCGCAGCCTGATGCCCCACGGTCCCGGCCACGTACTCGTCACGTCGCGTAACCGGCGGTGGCAGAGCATCGTCGACACGATCGAGGTCGACGTGTTCGCCCGCCGGGAGAGCATGGAGTTCCTCGAACGCCGGGTTCCCGGCATCGCGGAGAAGGAGGCCAACCGGCTGGCCGAGGCGCTCGGAGACCTGCCGCTGGCCCTGGAACAGGCCGGGGCGCTGCAGTTCGAGACCGGGATGGGCGTCAAGGAGTACCTGGACCTGCTGGGCGAGGCGTCAAGCCGGCTGCTGGCGGAGAACCCGCCGTCGGACTACTCGAAGCCGGTGGCGGCCGCGTGGAGCCTGTCGGTGACCCGGCTGCGCGATCAGGCGCCCTTCGCGCTCGAACTGCTGCGCCGCTGTGCCTTCTTCGGCCCGGAGCCGATCTCGCTGGAGATGCTCGACCGCGGCAAGTACACCCTGAGCTCCGAGTTCGGCCGGTCGATGCAGGACCGGCTGATGGTGAGCCGCGCCATGCGCGAACTCGGCCGCTACGCGCTGGCGAAGATCGACACCAGCCGCAAGACGGTGCAGGTACACCGCCTGGTCCAGATGCTCATCCGCGAGGAGCTCCCGGCCGAGGAGCAGGCCCGTATGCGGGACGAGGTCCACGCACTGCTCGTCGCCGCCGACCCGGGGAACTCCGAGACCCAGAACCGGGTCGAGTTCGAGAACCTGCTCCCGCATATCGTGCCCTCCGGCGTCTTCGAATCCACCGAGGTCCCGGCCCGTCAGCTCATCGAGCACATCATCGGGTATCTGTACAACGTCGGTGACTTCACCACGGGCCTGAACGAGGCGGACCGCGCGCTGCAGCGGTGGGAGAAGGACTCCGGCGAGCGCGACCCGGACGTGCTCGTACTGAAGGGGATCAAGGCAAACATCCTATGGGCGCTGGGTAAATCTCAGGAGGCCTATGATCTGCGCCGGCCCACCCTGGAAGCGATCACCGAGGTCCTCGGTCCGGACCACGAGGAAACCCTCATCATTCTGAACGGCCATGGCGCTGACCTGCGCGCCCGCGGCGAGTTCCGGGCCGCACTCGAGCTGGACGAGGATGCCCTACCCCGGCACGAGCGGGTCTTCGGTACCTATGCCCACGAAACCCTTCTTTGTGTCAACAACCTAGCGTTGGACTACAGCCTCAACAGTTCCTACGAGCTTGCGTTGCGGCGGGATCAGGAAAATCTCGCGAACCGGAGGGACCTGTCAGGCGGCGACACGGACCCCTGGGTTGCCCTCTCATTGACTGCCGTCGCCCGTGACATGCGGCAGGCGGGACACTACCTGAAAGCCCGGGATGCGGCGGAACACGCCTATCGGGTTTATGAAGACCTGGTCAACCGTGGGCGACTTACCGCCGACCATCCGTACGTTCTCGTGCAGGCGAAGGATCTCTCGGTCGCCCGACGGAAGGCCGGGCTGTTTCCTGAGGCCCTGGTGCTCGCCGAGCAGGTCTACGGCCGCTATACGGAGAGTCGGCAGTTCGATAAAGAACATCCCGAAGCCCTTGCCGCCGCGATCAACCTGGGAAACGCGCAGCGGGTCGCCGGTGATCCGAACGACGCGGCGGAGCGTATCGAGAAAACCGTCAATCGGTATCGCGACGCCCTCGGCGCCGACCATCCATATACCTACGGTTGTTATCTGAACCTGGCGCTGGTCCAGCGTCAGCTCGGCCGGGTCGACGAGGCAGAGCGCCTGCTCAAGGACGCGCTCGCGGGCCTGGAAAGCAGGCTCGGCCCGGACCACCACTTCACACTGACCTGCCGGGCGAACCTGGCCACCGCCCGGTCCGCGCAGGGCGCGGTCGGCGAGGCTCTGGAGATCGGGGAACAGACCCTGAACTCGTTCCGTGACCTCCTCGGACCTGATCACCCGCACACTCTGGTCTGCGCGACCAATGTCGCGTTGGACCTGGCTCAGCTCAGCCGGAACGACGAGGCGCAGAAGCTCTCCACCGACACCGTCGGGCGTTACCGCCGGGTCCTGGGCCCCGAGCATCCCGACGTACTGGCCGGCGAGCGCGGTGAGCGGCTCGACTTCGACTTCGAGCCGCCGTCGCTGTAA
- a CDS encoding tetratricopeptide repeat protein yields MVTQLRATLPYVGLRPFEENEAGSFFGRDAEARSLSAAWLRSRLVIAHGPAGAGKTSLLRAGVLPDLAAADADILPVGRVDGPGLTAASPDALEPVVGPGNPFTRALLRCWSHEDESSSLLDALRDLTDRHHPRGASRPILLAIDQFEEFLAPRSARLTPLRSQFVEALAVAAAALPNLRILLVLRTDHREALLPYRRLLLAAGTAGADGPGHGSAVPVTEVAVTPLVPDCAVTALVEPLRAAGIRFAPGAAAACVDDLTTSRTVDATGAESLLVAQTVQPAFLQLVATALWRSRPVADVPVTASWLGPVGNVTAVLGEYLTRALVTTAHEHDLDEDELRAWLTRTFVTERGRRGMVDEGLTMTAGMPTPVLDALAERYVLRCEHRSGSRRFELFDDRLLEPLQRTSGPWPGTGGAATEVGAADYLRAAQVSFADGDLATACAHAEEALRRDPAPSLTRAGTQALRAQLYQAKGRLDQAEACLREAAEIYESLSDTEASGRVLASLGRLLLDAGQVGRAVEDLQAASERLSGDADVQSDLAHALWRAGQPWAAAAIFSAVLTIAPDAVAALAGRAQLRVDLGDDAGAVEDFDRLARAAAAAASGAGDGVELRAVRALALARLGRVAEASGESTTALRDAPDSGPVLWRVAEVIRAAGDEPGADDLLRRSLDATEPALAAHQRTQVSRLLRRSGALT; encoded by the coding sequence ATGGTGACTCAGCTGCGGGCCACCCTTCCGTATGTCGGACTGCGCCCGTTCGAGGAGAACGAGGCCGGGTCGTTCTTCGGCCGGGACGCCGAGGCCCGGTCGCTGTCCGCCGCGTGGCTGCGCAGCCGCCTCGTGATCGCGCACGGTCCCGCCGGTGCCGGCAAGACCTCCCTGCTGCGGGCGGGCGTCCTGCCGGATCTGGCCGCCGCAGACGCCGACATCCTGCCGGTCGGGCGGGTCGACGGCCCTGGTCTGACAGCGGCGAGTCCCGACGCCCTCGAACCGGTGGTCGGGCCCGGGAACCCGTTCACCCGGGCACTGCTGCGGTGCTGGTCCCACGAGGACGAGTCGTCGTCCCTGCTGGACGCGCTGCGGGACCTCACCGACCGGCACCACCCGCGCGGCGCGTCCCGGCCGATCCTGCTGGCCATCGACCAGTTCGAGGAGTTCCTCGCGCCCCGCTCGGCCCGGCTGACCCCGTTGCGGTCCCAGTTCGTCGAGGCACTCGCCGTGGCGGCCGCAGCGCTGCCGAACCTGCGCATCCTGCTTGTGCTACGCACCGACCATCGGGAGGCGCTGCTGCCGTACCGGCGGCTGCTGCTGGCGGCCGGTACGGCCGGGGCGGACGGGCCCGGTCACGGGTCGGCGGTGCCGGTCACCGAGGTCGCCGTCACGCCGCTGGTGCCGGACTGCGCGGTGACCGCCCTCGTCGAGCCGCTGCGCGCCGCCGGGATCCGGTTCGCCCCGGGCGCCGCCGCGGCCTGCGTCGACGATCTCACGACGAGCCGGACCGTCGACGCGACCGGCGCCGAGTCGCTGCTGGTGGCGCAGACCGTCCAACCGGCGTTCCTGCAGCTCGTCGCGACCGCGCTGTGGCGGTCCCGGCCGGTGGCGGACGTCCCCGTCACCGCCTCGTGGCTCGGCCCGGTCGGGAACGTCACCGCGGTGCTGGGCGAGTACCTGACCCGGGCCCTGGTCACGACCGCCCACGAGCACGATCTCGACGAGGACGAGCTGCGGGCCTGGCTCACCCGGACGTTCGTGACCGAGCGCGGGCGGCGCGGCATGGTAGACGAGGGCCTGACCATGACCGCCGGCATGCCCACGCCGGTGCTCGACGCCTTGGCCGAGCGGTACGTCCTGCGCTGTGAGCACCGGTCCGGTTCCCGCCGCTTCGAGCTCTTCGACGACCGGCTGCTCGAACCCCTGCAGCGGACGTCCGGCCCGTGGCCGGGCACCGGCGGAGCGGCCACCGAGGTCGGGGCGGCGGACTACCTGCGGGCGGCGCAGGTGAGTTTCGCCGACGGCGACCTGGCCACCGCGTGCGCGCACGCCGAGGAGGCGCTGCGGCGCGACCCGGCGCCCTCACTCACCCGGGCCGGGACCCAGGCTCTACGGGCCCAGCTGTACCAGGCCAAGGGGCGGCTGGACCAAGCCGAGGCCTGCCTGCGCGAGGCCGCCGAGATCTACGAGTCGCTGTCGGACACCGAGGCGTCCGGGCGGGTGCTGGCTTCACTCGGCCGGCTACTGCTGGACGCCGGCCAGGTCGGACGGGCTGTCGAGGACCTGCAGGCCGCCAGCGAACGGCTCTCGGGTGACGCGGACGTCCAGTCCGACCTCGCGCACGCGCTCTGGCGCGCCGGCCAGCCGTGGGCGGCCGCGGCCATCTTCTCGGCCGTGCTCACGATCGCCCCCGACGCGGTGGCGGCGCTGGCCGGGCGGGCCCAGCTGCGGGTCGACCTGGGCGACGACGCCGGGGCGGTCGAGGACTTCGACCGGCTCGCCCGCGCGGCCGCCGCGGCGGCGAGTGGGGCGGGCGACGGGGTGGAGCTGCGGGCGGTGCGGGCGCTGGCGCTGGCCCGTCTCGGCCGGGTCGCCGAGGCGTCGGGCGAGTCGACGACGGCGCTGCGGGACGCGCCGGACAGCGGTCCGGTGTTGTGGCGGGTGGCGGAGGTCATCCGCGCCGCGGGAGACGAGCCCGGTGCGGACGACCTGCTCCGGCGTTCCCTCGACGCCACGGAGCCCGCACTCGCCGCGCATCAGCGGACGCAGGTGTCACGGCTGCTGCGGCGCTCCGGCGCGCTGACGTGA
- a CDS encoding TIGR03842 family LLM class F420-dependent oxidoreductase produces the protein MDVGVVLQTNPPASRVVELARQAETLGFSHVWTFDSHLLWEEPFVIYSQILAATRKIKVGPMVTNPATRDWTVTASLFATLNEMFGNRTICGIGRGDSAVRVLNGRPTTLATLRECVAVVRALANGREAEVNGAKLRFPWGTASRLDVWIAAYGPKALALAGEIGDGFILQLADPDIAAWTIRVVRAAAAKAGRDPASVKFCVAAPAYVGDADPLSLAHQRDQCRWFGGMVGNHVADLVARYGTPSSQAPDVAGSAVPGSGVLGPGGETAVPAALTAYIASRAGYDYNEHGRAGNIHADFVPDEIVDRFCLLGPPEAHIERLRELAGLGVDQFAVYLQHDAKHATLEAYGETVIPAISEAVRARGR, from the coding sequence ATGGACGTCGGAGTGGTGCTGCAGACCAACCCGCCCGCGTCCCGGGTGGTCGAGCTCGCCCGGCAGGCCGAGACGCTCGGCTTCAGTCACGTGTGGACCTTCGACTCCCACCTGCTGTGGGAGGAGCCGTTCGTCATCTACAGCCAGATCCTCGCGGCCACCCGCAAGATCAAGGTCGGCCCGATGGTCACCAATCCGGCGACCCGCGACTGGACGGTCACCGCCTCCCTGTTCGCCACGCTCAACGAGATGTTCGGCAACCGCACGATCTGCGGGATCGGCCGTGGCGACAGCGCTGTCCGGGTCCTCAACGGCCGGCCGACGACCCTGGCCACCCTGCGGGAGTGCGTCGCCGTCGTGCGTGCCCTCGCCAACGGGCGGGAGGCCGAGGTCAACGGGGCGAAACTGCGCTTCCCGTGGGGCACCGCCAGCCGGCTGGACGTCTGGATCGCCGCCTACGGCCCGAAGGCCCTCGCGCTGGCCGGCGAGATCGGCGACGGCTTCATCCTTCAGCTCGCCGACCCCGACATCGCCGCCTGGACCATCCGCGTGGTGCGCGCGGCGGCGGCGAAGGCCGGCCGCGACCCGGCGTCGGTGAAGTTCTGCGTCGCCGCGCCCGCCTACGTCGGCGACGCCGACCCGCTGTCCCTCGCCCACCAGCGCGACCAGTGCCGCTGGTTCGGCGGGATGGTCGGCAACCACGTCGCCGACCTCGTCGCCCGCTACGGCACTCCCAGCAGCCAGGCTCCCGACGTCGCGGGGTCGGCCGTTCCGGGTTCGGGTGTTCTGGGTCCGGGCGGGGAGACGGCGGTGCCGGCGGCGCTCACCGCCTACATCGCGAGCCGCGCCGGGTACGACTACAACGAGCACGGCCGCGCCGGGAACATCCACGCCGACTTCGTCCCCGACGAGATCGTCGACCGGTTCTGCCTGCTCGGGCCGCCCGAGGCGCACATCGAGCGCCTGCGCGAACTCGCGGGCCTCGGCGTCGACCAGTTCGCCGTCTACCTCCAGCACGACGCGAAGCACGCCACCTTGGAGGCCTACGGCGAGACCGTGATCCCGGCGATCAGCGAGGCCGTCCGGGCCAGGGGACGGTGA